The following proteins are encoded in a genomic region of Bacteroidota bacterium:
- a CDS encoding PKD domain-containing protein — protein MNKKIFLHLFLLSLILRLSPAMAAAGDAACTAVLVSSNSSTGPYNNTGFTSTTPNPTCFGGGSKNYFWFTFIATSPIVTIKANGASIAKSMVALYSASSCAGPFTQLACGNANNINASVTYNALTVGNCYYIIVDGNLNNVGTFSLVVSSPIQPINDLACSAISLPTPDFCSSPDAFTTFGATPETAAQSGTCFDLTGAVNGVWFKFVATAACASVTITGGGASGLKRPQVAFLQPAGGLCGAASFSGAAGTCAQAGVGKTSITANATGLGMGQTYYILVDDYGSNTGTFQLCFSNKACAAAVPAYDDCASAVALCQGQNFIGTTTNASGNSLQDPGTALWSCTSPASLDKTLYFTFSTSAANDPVVIDILPTCTGTNIPLIAGIFRAVGAPCVAANWTSPMICASGSATNINAGFTINTASILSPNTTYYLVLDVPDPIQCGFSITINGNKGTIAGTDERVCIDAPAQVLLGWSPAGGVWTGNGMAGSTFNPALAGLGNHTLIYTANGCADTKLMRVSGPQVVAATCNNATICEGDSIRLKGNIVAPVSSYPIQFNSSSGTLTIPDNNLAGVSSTIPVIGIPGVLAANSIATVCLNIAHSWDFDLLIQLQSPSGSLITLASGQGGDEDNYFNTCFSPTATQTIIGAPPSFRGTFLPQQAFAGLNGIINGNWQLLVKDTRASDIGQLLDWSITFNVADTIASYSWTPSTNILHSAGTLSPMVNPPVTTVYTLTATDLLGCVNSSQTTVNVNPRPFAGPDVAICSGVNGTLSVSTVAGYSYAWSPVSGVSGITAGANTTAPTVNIVWNGPGAKKQKYKVVCTAPPGSCSVTDTVEVTIFPKPTATTTTTVQKLCDDGSSTFGVTVNFTGIAPWTVQHCVNGVPDSTLTTFSNPLVYLTKTGGVHTFCSVIDSTGCSGTFSGSATINLVPQIGVSNILRTCNAAQTSYVLQFDISGGDPTTLAVTPPGSGAISCPTAPCPPNNRRFISNPIVVPGSYNLTVGDNVCTHTENVAGNFACNCPATATIEGDTTICPGGTATIRIKLTGTGPWIIKYNKGGVLQPVVNFAGPGTTYSFTTTTAGVYTMQAINDINCAGSTSGSAQVQIQTQPTATISATQASICQGDSSQINIVFTGTGPFHYQYTGSGPSAILALGNTYSFYTQNSVNLNMVSARDAFCPATLSGNATVVKHNTPTVLLTTPDDTICAGTTTSLNFVFTPIPTVASPTNMNWFDGTSNVNLLVSATPKIINAVVAGTYYSNLITDAFGCTTAISDTITVVELPIPHATLSLLSNDSICAGNSATFQIAVTGAGPWSVKYHRPVGADTTVTFSTSPYVFSSSLAGTYNLVQVKDETTGCIGTISGAATIVVNTLPTAIVTGGGTACTGTNVPVTITLTGTSPWSIVYQDNSPGNVTVNNQIANTLVLNYSSVSNFGFNVFTVEDANHCTNSSPAGVQVTIHPAPTATVIGGDSLCFGTTAYVTINLTGTAPFDFTYDSLPGKSRTVTGWLNSSFTIPVTAVGIWHYKVSSITDGNNCTSAGSGTARIAIHPTPTGTVSVAQSHYCFGDTAKVLYTFTGTGPWKYFIWQGSSLLFNSSNNPNITKVTGVGVYHYEFQNATTIIDKNGCIGVGSGTADFTIHALPTATVSGTDSACFGTTKNVRIALTGDAPWYITYDSTGTGTSATIKRYTSPVLIPVSSVGTWNYTVTQVADSFCSKTGSGNATVKIWALPTISMNGGGKICTGQKDTILISCTGVGPWKFKIRNLLTNTDTSIVNYNGPFPFTYYTYAAGNFVITNFSDKRCSANANDTVKVEFTARPTALFSAANVCLNQQVSFINNSITAGPIAPVWKWDFGTLPASGSTLQAPTHLYSNAQGYSVTLTVDVNGCRDSISKTVFVHPLPAVNFSVLPILPALVGQTVTFTNSSTISSGAIASYSWNFGDATFSTLTNTSHVYSGCNTYNVTLTATSDSGCVANTTQIVNVGEPPVADFSTINVCLGSPVNFTNLSTVAPCNISSSITNYKWNFGEFPGTNSTLANPSNSYVNPGTFTVTLICITNYGYSDTIQKLVTVHPKPIANFTVLDDCLGTASVFTESNSNDTLVSRSWSYPGGGIFSTSANPSFTFAAPAIYSVQFIVETNHGCKDTVSKPVEIYPNPVANFTIPDFCEQQANVFTNTSTLLSGTMSYNWDFGDLSGISSLLSPSHSYLNPGPYVVLLTVTSDHNCKDTTAKSVLVKSIPTTDFTPDITIGCAPLCVKFTNLTVNLNGPITGYVWDFGDITTSNDTNPTHCYTAAGNYTVKLKASSTSTCSDEEIKTNLIVVHPVPVADFKYNPDPATTFTSEIHFENQSLGGDQWQWDFDYNASGSTEMNPVYFYPADTAVYLVQLIAINSDNCSDTIVKPVVIEKDFSFYAPNSFTPNGDGNNETFRIFGEGIQNFEIGIFNRLGQQVYISTNFIEGWNGKMMNIGSVLPQDVYVYETKITDVFGKVHNYKGTITLIR, from the coding sequence ATGAATAAAAAAATCTTCTTACACCTCTTTCTTTTATCACTGATATTGCGCTTAAGTCCAGCAATGGCTGCAGCCGGAGATGCTGCTTGTACGGCTGTGCTGGTATCTAGTAATTCTAGTACCGGTCCATATAACAATACAGGATTTACAAGTACTACTCCTAATCCAACTTGTTTTGGTGGTGGATCAAAAAATTATTTCTGGTTTACGTTTATTGCTACAAGTCCTATTGTAACTATTAAAGCTAACGGTGCCAGTATTGCTAAGAGTATGGTGGCATTGTATTCAGCTAGTTCATGTGCTGGGCCCTTCACTCAATTGGCTTGCGGTAACGCAAATAATATTAATGCTTCTGTTACTTATAATGCGCTAACTGTTGGAAACTGTTATTATATAATTGTAGATGGTAATTTGAATAACGTTGGTACTTTTTCTTTGGTAGTTAGCTCTCCAATCCAACCGATTAATGACTTGGCTTGTTCTGCTATTTCTTTACCTACTCCCGATTTTTGCTCTTCACCCGATGCATTTACAACTTTTGGTGCAACACCCGAAACTGCTGCCCAATCAGGAACTTGTTTTGATTTAACGGGTGCTGTAAATGGTGTGTGGTTTAAATTTGTGGCAACCGCTGCTTGTGCTTCTGTAACGATTACTGGGGGAGGAGCAAGTGGATTAAAACGTCCGCAAGTAGCGTTTTTACAACCTGCAGGAGGATTATGCGGAGCAGCATCATTTAGTGGAGCTGCAGGAACTTGTGCTCAAGCTGGAGTTGGAAAAACCAGCATCACCGCTAATGCTACAGGATTGGGAATGGGACAAACCTATTATATTTTAGTAGATGACTATGGTTCAAACACAGGTACTTTCCAACTTTGTTTTAGCAATAAAGCTTGTGCTGCCGCTGTTCCTGCGTACGATGATTGCGCTTCAGCTGTTGCACTTTGTCAAGGGCAAAATTTTATTGGAACCACTACCAATGCTTCAGGAAATTCCTTGCAAGACCCCGGTACTGCGCTTTGGAGTTGCACTTCACCAGCGAGTTTAGATAAAACACTGTATTTTACTTTTTCAACCAGCGCAGCAAACGATCCAGTTGTAATTGATATTTTACCTACTTGCACAGGAACAAATATTCCACTAATTGCCGGTATTTTCAGAGCAGTGGGAGCACCCTGTGTAGCAGCTAACTGGACTTCTCCTATGATTTGTGCCTCTGGTAGTGCTACAAATATTAATGCAGGATTTACTATTAATACTGCATCTATTTTAAGTCCAAATACAACCTACTATTTGGTTTTAGATGTACCAGATCCTATCCAATGTGGCTTTTCAATTACCATTAATGGTAATAAAGGAACCATTGCAGGCACTGATGAACGCGTTTGTATTGATGCACCTGCGCAGGTTTTACTTGGTTGGAGCCCAGCCGGGGGAGTGTGGACAGGCAATGGTATGGCCGGTTCAACTTTTAATCCGGCATTGGCAGGCTTAGGTAACCATACTCTGATTTATACTGCGAATGGTTGCGCCGATACTAAACTCATGCGAGTTTCAGGCCCTCAAGTAGTTGCTGCTACCTGTAATAATGCTACAATTTGTGAAGGTGATAGTATTCGCTTAAAAGGAAATATCGTGGCTCCTGTTTCGAGCTACCCGATACAGTTTAATAGTAGCAGTGGTACTTTAACAATTCCGGATAATAATTTAGCTGGGGTTAGTTCAACCATTCCGGTAATTGGAATTCCGGGTGTTTTAGCGGCGAATAGTATCGCTACGGTTTGTTTGAACATTGCCCATAGTTGGGATTTTGATTTATTAATTCAATTGCAATCGCCAAGTGGTAGTTTAATTACGCTTGCTTCCGGACAAGGAGGCGATGAAGATAATTATTTCAATACCTGTTTTTCTCCAACAGCTACACAAACTATTATCGGTGCTCCTCCTTCATTTCGTGGTACATTTTTGCCTCAGCAAGCTTTTGCTGGATTAAACGGAATTATAAATGGCAACTGGCAGCTTCTTGTAAAAGATACACGAGCTTCCGATATTGGTCAATTACTCGATTGGAGTATTACGTTTAATGTTGCCGATACAATAGCTTCATATTCATGGACACCTAGTACCAACATTCTGCACTCAGCTGGTACCTTAAGTCCTATGGTAAATCCACCGGTTACAACAGTATATACGCTTACAGCTACCGATTTATTGGGATGTGTTAATTCGAGTCAAACAACAGTAAACGTTAATCCTCGACCATTTGCCGGACCAGATGTTGCAATTTGCTCAGGTGTAAATGGAACACTTTCCGTTAGCACTGTTGCCGGATACTCTTATGCCTGGTCTCCGGTTTCGGGAGTAAGTGGAATTACAGCTGGTGCCAATACAACTGCACCAACAGTGAATATTGTTTGGAACGGACCCGGTGCAAAAAAGCAAAAGTACAAAGTTGTATGTACAGCCCCTCCCGGAAGTTGTTCAGTCACCGATACAGTAGAAGTAACCATATTTCCTAAACCAACAGCAACCACTACTACCACCGTTCAAAAGTTATGCGATGATGGATCAAGCACATTTGGTGTTACTGTGAACTTTACCGGTATTGCTCCATGGACCGTGCAACATTGTGTAAATGGAGTTCCGGATTCAACGCTTACAACATTTTCAAATCCGCTGGTATACTTAACCAAGACCGGAGGAGTGCATACCTTTTGTTCGGTAATTGATTCTACCGGATGTTCAGGAACATTTTCTGGTTCTGCTACTATTAACTTAGTACCTCAAATAGGAGTTTCTAATATTCTTCGTACTTGCAATGCAGCGCAAACATCCTATGTTTTGCAATTTGACATTAGCGGAGGGGATCCAACAACCTTAGCTGTAACACCTCCGGGATCAGGAGCAATTTCATGTCCTACAGCTCCCTGTCCTCCCAATAATCGGCGATTTATCAGTAATCCTATAGTTGTTCCTGGCTCCTATAACCTAACCGTTGGTGATAATGTTTGCACCCATACTGAAAATGTTGCCGGTAACTTTGCTTGTAATTGTCCTGCAACCGCAACCATAGAAGGAGACACAACTATTTGTCCGGGAGGTACTGCCACCATTCGAATTAAGTTAACCGGCACAGGGCCTTGGATAATCAAATACAACAAAGGAGGAGTATTGCAACCTGTTGTAAATTTTGCTGGTCCCGGAACTACCTATTCGTTTACTACAACAACAGCCGGAGTTTATACCATGCAAGCCATTAATGATATTAATTGTGCAGGTTCAACTTCCGGTTCAGCTCAAGTGCAAATTCAAACTCAACCAACAGCCACTATTAGTGCAACACAGGCATCAATTTGCCAGGGTGACTCCTCTCAAATTAATATTGTATTCACAGGTACCGGGCCATTTCACTATCAATATACAGGATCAGGACCATCAGCGATTTTAGCGCTAGGAAATACGTATAGTTTCTATACACAAAACAGTGTTAACTTAAATATGGTGAGTGCACGTGATGCTTTTTGTCCTGCTACTTTAAGTGGTAATGCTACTGTTGTAAAACACAATACACCTACAGTATTACTTACCACTCCCGATGATACTATATGTGCAGGTACCACTACGAGTTTGAATTTTGTATTTACTCCAATACCTACTGTTGCATCGCCTACCAATATGAATTGGTTTGACGGAACAAGCAATGTAAATTTACTTGTAAGCGCTACACCTAAAATTATTAATGCTGTGGTAGCAGGTACTTATTATTCGAATTTAATTACAGATGCCTTTGGATGTACTACAGCTATTTCCGATACAATAACTGTTGTAGAACTTCCAATTCCACATGCTACGCTAAGCCTTTTGAGTAATGATAGTATTTGTGCTGGAAACTCTGCCACTTTTCAAATAGCTGTTACTGGTGCCGGACCTTGGTCGGTTAAATACCATCGCCCTGTTGGTGCAGATACCACGGTTACTTTTTCTACATCGCCTTACGTGTTTAGTTCTTCATTGGCTGGTACCTACAACTTAGTTCAGGTAAAAGATGAAACTACCGGTTGTATAGGTACTATTTCAGGTGCAGCAACAATCGTCGTGAATACATTACCTACTGCAATTGTTACCGGGGGAGGCACAGCTTGTACAGGTACCAATGTACCGGTTACCATCACTTTAACTGGAACTTCACCTTGGAGTATAGTTTATCAAGACAACAGCCCTGGAAATGTTACTGTGAACAATCAAATTGCAAATACCTTGGTTTTAAATTACTCGAGTGTTTCTAACTTTGGCTTTAATGTGTTTACTGTTGAAGATGCAAATCATTGTACAAATAGTAGTCCGGCAGGTGTTCAAGTTACCATTCATCCTGCACCAACAGCAACAGTTATTGGGGGAGACTCACTTTGCTTTGGAACTACCGCCTATGTTACTATAAACTTAACAGGTACAGCTCCCTTTGATTTTACGTATGACAGTTTGCCGGGAAAATCGCGCACAGTAACCGGATGGTTGAATTCGAGTTTTACCATACCAGTAACAGCTGTTGGTATTTGGCATTATAAAGTGAGTTCTATCACCGATGGTAACAATTGTACGAGTGCAGGAAGTGGAACTGCCCGTATTGCAATTCATCCAACACCAACTGGTACTGTTTCAGTTGCACAATCACATTACTGTTTTGGAGATACCGCAAAAGTACTATACACATTTACCGGAACAGGTCCATGGAAATATTTTATCTGGCAAGGTTCATCACTGCTTTTTAATTCGAGCAACAACCCAAATATTACTAAGGTAACCGGGGTGGGAGTATACCATTACGAATTTCAAAATGCTACAACTATTATCGATAAGAACGGCTGCATTGGAGTAGGGAGCGGAACCGCTGATTTTACAATACATGCTTTACCTACTGCAACAGTTAGTGGAACCGATAGTGCTTGTTTCGGAACTACCAAAAATGTACGCATAGCATTAACCGGTGATGCTCCATGGTACATAACATACGACAGCACTGGAACTGGAACAAGCGCAACTATTAAGCGCTATACCTCTCCAGTTCTTATTCCAGTAAGTTCAGTTGGAACCTGGAATTATACTGTAACACAAGTGGCTGATTCATTTTGTAGCAAAACCGGAAGCGGAAATGCTACCGTAAAAATTTGGGCACTGCCAACAATTTCAATGAATGGCGGAGGTAAAATTTGTACCGGTCAAAAAGATACTATTTTGATTAGTTGCACAGGAGTAGGTCCATGGAAATTTAAGATTCGTAACCTATTAACCAATACAGATACTTCGATTGTAAATTACAATGGTCCCTTTCCATTTACTTACTACACCTATGCGGCTGGGAATTTTGTAATTACCAATTTTTCTGATAAGCGATGTTCAGCGAATGCAAATGATACCGTAAAAGTTGAATTTACTGCTCGACCTACAGCTTTGTTTTCGGCAGCTAATGTGTGTTTAAATCAACAGGTGAGTTTTATTAATAACTCAATAACTGCTGGCCCTATTGCTCCTGTTTGGAAGTGGGATTTTGGTACATTGCCTGCCAGTGGTTCTACATTACAAGCACCAACTCATCTTTACAGCAATGCTCAAGGATATTCGGTTACCTTAACTGTGGATGTAAATGGCTGTCGCGATTCAATTTCAAAAACAGTTTTTGTGCATCCTTTACCTGCTGTAAATTTTAGTGTGTTACCAATATTACCTGCTTTAGTTGGACAAACCGTAACATTTACAAATTCATCCACTATTAGCTCGGGTGCAATTGCATCTTATTCTTGGAATTTTGGAGATGCTACTTTTTCTACATTAACAAACACCAGCCATGTATACTCAGGTTGCAATACTTACAATGTTACACTAACTGCCACATCCGATTCTGGCTGTGTAGCAAATACTACACAAATTGTTAATGTAGGAGAACCACCAGTAGCCGACTTTTCAACTATCAATGTTTGTTTGGGATCACCTGTGAACTTTACTAATTTAAGTACGGTTGCACCATGCAATATCAGCTCTAGTATTACAAATTATAAATGGAATTTCGGTGAGTTTCCTGGTACTAATTCAACACTAGCTAATCCAAGCAATAGTTATGTAAATCCGGGAACATTTACAGTTACATTAATTTGTATCACCAATTACGGTTATTCCGATACAATTCAAAAATTAGTTACTGTTCATCCTAAACCCATTGCTAATTTTACGGTGCTTGATGATTGTTTGGGTACTGCCTCGGTATTTACCGAAAGTAATTCAAACGATACACTGGTATCGCGCAGTTGGTCGTATCCGGGTGGTGGTATTTTCAGCACTTCTGCTAATCCAAGCTTTACCTTTGCTGCTCCGGCAATTTATTCTGTTCAGTTTATTGTCGAAACCAATCACGGATGCAAGGATACAGTTTCAAAACCGGTGGAAATATATCCAAATCCAGTTGCAAATTTCACTATTCCTGATTTTTGTGAGCAACAAGCCAATGTGTTTACCAATACTTCCACCTTATTGTCGGGTACTATGTCGTATAACTGGGATTTCGGTGATTTATCAGGAATTTCAAGCTTACTTAGTCCCTCACATTCTTACTTGAATCCTGGTCCCTATGTAGTACTTCTTACTGTAACAAGCGACCATAATTGTAAAGATACAACTGCAAAATCGGTTTTGGTAAAATCGATTCCTACTACCGACTTTACTCCGGATATCACCATAGGTTGTGCTCCCTTGTGTGTTAAATTTACTAACCTCACTGTAAATCTTAATGGTCCAATTACCGGCTATGTTTGGGATTTTGGAGATATAACAACATCAAACGATACCAATCCAACTCATTGTTATACTGCTGCTGGAAACTATACAGTTAAATTAAAAGCCTCTTCAACTTCAACCTGTTCTGACGAAGAAATTAAAACCAACTTAATTGTAGTTCATCCTGTACCAGTTGCCGATTTTAAATACAATCCCGACCCTGCAACTACCTTTACTTCGGAAATTCATTTTGAAAATCAATCTTTAGGTGGCGATCAATGGCAATGGGATTTTGATTACAATGCTTCCGGTAGTACTGAAATGAATCCTGTGTATTTTTACCCGGCCGATACTGCTGTTTATCTAGTTCAACTTATTGCAATAAATTCAGACAACTGCAGCGATACTATAGTGAAACCGGTTGTAATTGAAAAAGATTTTTCATTTTATGCACCCAATTCCTTTACTCCCAATGGCGATGGTAATAACGAAACCTTCCGAATATTTGGTGAAGGAATTCAGAATTTTGAAATAGGAATTTTTAACCGATTGGGTCAACAGGTGTATATATCTACAAATTTTATTGAAGGATGGAACGGTAAAATGATGAATATAGGATCGGTGTTGCCTCAGGATGTATATGTGTATGAAACTAAAATTACAGATGTGTTTGGAAAAGTGCATAATTACAAAGGAACCATAACACTCATACGTTAA
- a CDS encoding RluA family pseudouridine synthase — protein MQEELEEQEQDLFEHFRLVVDKGQDLLRIDKFLMNRIENATRTKIQAAAEAGNILVNEKAVKSNYKVKPQDVITIVLAHPPRDKEIKPENIPLSIVYEDEEVVVLNKAAGMVVHPGYGNYSGTMVNALMYHFQHLPLFNANDTRPGLVHRLDKDTTGIMVMAKNEIALSKLAKQFFDRTTKRTYNALVWGDFDEDEGTIEGNVGRNLKDRKQMAVFPEGDNGKHAVTHYKVLERFGYVTLVECKLETGRTHQIRVHFKHIGHPLFNDELYGGARVLKGTTFAKYKQFIANCFDLLPRQALHAKSLGFVHPTSKKEMYFDSELPTDMKSVLEKWRMYSTHKDLHIDEPIVETNAEKKLRNGK, from the coding sequence GTGCAAGAAGAATTAGAAGAACAAGAACAGGATTTATTTGAACATTTTCGCCTAGTAGTTGACAAGGGACAGGATTTACTGCGCATTGATAAGTTTTTGATGAACCGTATTGAAAATGCTACACGCACTAAAATTCAAGCAGCGGCTGAAGCAGGAAATATTTTGGTAAATGAGAAAGCAGTAAAAAGCAATTACAAAGTAAAACCTCAGGATGTAATTACTATAGTATTGGCGCATCCTCCCAGAGACAAAGAAATAAAACCGGAGAATATTCCTCTCTCTATTGTTTATGAAGATGAAGAGGTTGTGGTGCTTAACAAGGCAGCCGGTATGGTTGTGCATCCCGGTTATGGAAATTACAGTGGTACTATGGTAAATGCCTTGATGTATCATTTTCAGCATTTGCCTTTGTTTAATGCAAATGATACACGTCCCGGCTTGGTGCATCGGTTAGATAAAGATACAACCGGAATTATGGTGATGGCAAAAAATGAAATTGCGCTTAGCAAATTAGCAAAACAATTTTTTGATCGAACCACAAAAAGAACATACAACGCTTTAGTCTGGGGCGATTTTGATGAAGATGAAGGTACCATTGAAGGCAATGTTGGACGTAATTTAAAAGACCGTAAACAAATGGCAGTTTTTCCGGAAGGTGATAATGGAAAACACGCGGTTACACATTATAAAGTACTTGAACGTTTTGGTTATGTTACTCTTGTTGAATGTAAACTTGAAACAGGAAGGACGCATCAAATTAGAGTTCATTTTAAGCACATAGGCCATCCTTTGTTTAATGACGAACTATACGGTGGGGCCAGAGTTTTAAAAGGTACCACTTTCGCAAAATACAAACAGTTTATTGCCAATTGTTTCGATCTTTTACCGCGACAAGCATTACATGCAAAGTCGCTTGGATTTGTGCATCCCACCTCAAAAAAGGAAATGTACTTTGATTCGGAATTACCCACAGATATGAAATCAGTGCTCGAAAAATGGCGCATGTATTCCACTCACAAAGACCTGCACATCGACGAACCAATTGTTGAAACCAATGCCGAAAAAAAATTGAGAAACGGTAAGTAG
- a CDS encoding T9SS type A sorting domain-containing protein — translation MKNIDPTSNGSASGLYTNVNGTLYFHANDGTSGKELWKSDGTIAGTQLVKDINPGSADTDFKHLINLNGLLAFVVDDASIGEELWISDGTATGTNLLLDIDSGNGNGFSGNSSDICVLNGILYFQGSDATHSKELWKTDGTTAGTVMVKDIYPGNSGSDAQKMVEMNGMIYFIAKDGAGLGIWKSDGSSAGTVLVASLPFGSQTSGKLVNVNGTLYFSCIDMFTSGYELWKCDGTAGGTMLVKDINPGTASSNPSYLTAVNGTLFFAADDGINGAELWKSDGTTAGTVMVSDVNPGSNGCLITELTQVNGVAFFICTTPLYGTELWRSDGTVSGTQLTADIISGFQSSLAAQITSCGNNLYFTATTNTNGKEVWTIQNVTIGIREILEDNVISVYPNPTKDILHFNLTKLSLQQAELEILDASGKIVYHQSLNSNIIDVHALAKGYYVAKIYDDRFIAYSKFIKTE, via the coding sequence GTGAAAAACATTGACCCTACCAGCAATGGATCCGCAAGTGGTTTATACACGAATGTAAATGGAACACTTTATTTTCATGCCAATGATGGCACGAGTGGAAAAGAACTTTGGAAAAGTGATGGAACGATAGCCGGAACTCAGCTAGTAAAAGACATAAATCCTGGCAGTGCTGATACAGATTTTAAGCACTTAATAAACCTAAATGGCCTACTTGCATTTGTAGTAGATGATGCCTCAATTGGTGAAGAATTGTGGATTAGCGACGGTACTGCAACCGGAACTAATTTGCTGTTAGATATAGACAGTGGAAATGGAAATGGATTTTCAGGTAATTCCAGTGATATATGTGTACTAAATGGTATACTCTATTTTCAAGGTTCAGATGCAACTCATTCAAAAGAGCTTTGGAAAACCGATGGTACAACTGCCGGAACTGTAATGGTAAAAGATATATATCCCGGTAACTCAGGTTCAGATGCACAAAAAATGGTTGAAATGAACGGTATGATTTATTTTATTGCGAAAGACGGTGCTGGTTTAGGAATTTGGAAAAGCGATGGAAGCTCTGCTGGTACTGTTTTAGTGGCAAGTTTACCCTTTGGTTCTCAAACTTCAGGTAAGTTAGTTAACGTAAATGGAACACTTTATTTTAGTTGCATTGATATGTTTACCAGTGGATACGAATTATGGAAATGTGATGGCACAGCCGGAGGAACAATGTTGGTGAAAGACATTAATCCAGGTACAGCTTCATCAAACCCCAGCTATTTAACCGCAGTAAATGGCACGCTATTTTTTGCTGCCGATGATGGAATTAACGGAGCCGAACTATGGAAAAGTGATGGAACTACCGCAGGCACTGTTATGGTTTCGGATGTAAATCCGGGAAGCAACGGATGTTTAATTACTGAATTAACTCAAGTAAATGGTGTGGCATTTTTTATTTGCACAACTCCTCTTTATGGAACCGAATTGTGGCGCAGCGATGGTACTGTTTCTGGTACACAATTAACTGCCGATATTATTTCAGGTTTTCAATCGTCGTTGGCGGCTCAAATAACCTCATGCGGTAATAACCTATATTTCACAGCCACTACAAATACAAATGGCAAGGAAGTATGGACAATTCAAAATGTAACAATAGGAATTCGTGAAATTTTAGAAGATAATGTTATTAGCGTTTATCCTAATCCGACAAAGGATATTTTGCATTTCAATTTAACAAAACTCTCTCTTCAACAAGCGGAGCTGGAAATATTGGATGCAAGTGGAAAAATAGTTTACCATCAATCGTTAAATTCTAACATTATTGATGTGCATGCGTTGGCCAAAGGTTATTATGTAGCAAAAATTTATGATGACAGATTTATTGCGTACTCGAAATTTATCAAAACTGAATAA